Proteins encoded together in one Calditrichota bacterium window:
- a CDS encoding aldehyde dehydrogenase — protein sequence MSEKLYTNIINGEHVPAQSGKTLALTNPATGEALGSIPLSGAEDVDKAVSAARGALNGKWGRMTASQRTKILFKAAELIGARAKEIAELESRNMGKPMMHVMGEVKQAIEDFEYFAGAASKIEGRVPPVHPVFFGYTLKEPVGVVGAITPWNYPIMLEAWKVAPALAAGCTVVLKPSEIAPLSANILVEILHEAGVPEGTINLVHGLGESAGAALVKHPGVNKITFTGGTDTGRAIMKECANDMKRVMLELGGKSPAIVCEDAKLDDAVLSSVFTIFYSAGQSCEARSRIYVHESLYDAFLEKFIAATKTLVVGDPLDKATHIGSLAHASRLPIMQKFIEAAKKDGGKIVCGGEQLKGGIYDKGTFFAPTIITDLPETNLCVQEEIFGPIAIVAKFSNDDDALAKANGVKYGLCATLYTESMPRATKFIRGLHSGIVTINTPATALPGLPFGGYKQSGIGREMAMETLDTYLETKTVLSGVTGKPINPFGLTLS from the coding sequence ATGTCCGAAAAACTCTACACCAACATCATCAACGGCGAGCATGTCCCCGCGCAGTCGGGCAAGACGCTTGCCTTAACCAATCCCGCGACGGGCGAGGCGCTCGGCTCGATTCCATTGTCCGGCGCGGAAGACGTGGACAAGGCTGTCTCCGCAGCGCGCGGTGCGCTGAACGGCAAGTGGGGCCGCATGACGGCTTCGCAACGCACGAAAATATTGTTCAAGGCTGCCGAGTTGATCGGCGCGCGTGCAAAAGAAATCGCTGAACTCGAATCGCGCAACATGGGCAAGCCGATGATGCATGTCATGGGCGAAGTCAAACAAGCGATCGAAGATTTCGAGTATTTCGCAGGTGCCGCAAGCAAGATCGAAGGCCGCGTGCCGCCCGTGCATCCTGTGTTTTTCGGTTACACGTTGAAAGAACCCGTCGGCGTCGTCGGCGCAATCACGCCGTGGAACTATCCGATCATGCTCGAAGCGTGGAAAGTCGCGCCCGCGCTCGCAGCAGGTTGCACCGTGGTGTTGAAGCCGTCCGAAATCGCGCCGCTGTCCGCCAACATTCTCGTCGAAATCTTGCATGAAGCCGGAGTTCCCGAAGGCACGATCAATCTCGTGCACGGTTTGGGTGAAAGCGCGGGTGCGGCGCTCGTGAAGCATCCCGGTGTGAACAAGATCACGTTTACCGGCGGAACGGACACGGGCCGAGCCATCATGAAAGAGTGCGCCAACGACATGAAGCGCGTGATGCTGGAGTTGGGCGGAAAATCACCCGCGATTGTGTGCGAAGACGCGAAACTTGACGACGCCGTGTTGTCAAGCGTGTTCACGATCTTTTATTCAGCGGGCCAATCGTGCGAAGCGCGCTCGCGGATTTACGTGCATGAATCGCTTTACGATGCGTTCCTCGAAAAGTTCATCGCTGCGACGAAGACCCTCGTCGTCGGCGATCCGCTCGACAAAGCGACACACATCGGATCACTTGCGCATGCGTCGCGTTTGCCGATCATGCAAAAATTCATCGAGGCTGCAAAGAAAGACGGCGGCAAAATCGTATGCGGAGGCGAGCAGCTCAAAGGCGGCATCTACGATAAAGGCACATTCTTCGCACCGACGATCATCACCGACCTGCCGGAAACCAACCTTTGCGTGCAGGAAGAAATTTTCGGTCCGATTGCAATCGTTGCGAAATTTTCCAACGACGACGACGCGCTCGCCAAAGCCAACGGTGTGAAGTACGGTCTTTGTGCGACGCTCTACACCGAAAGCATGCCGCGCGCGACGAAGTTCATTCGCGGTTTGCATTCAGGCATCGTAACCATCAATACACCCGCAACTGCGCTTCCCGGCCTCCCGTTCGGCGGCTACAAGCAATCCGGCATCGGCCGCGAAATGGCCATGGAAACGCTCGACACCTATCTCGAAACGAAAACGGTTTTAAGCGGCGTTACGGGGAAGCCGATCAATCCGTTTGGACTGACCTTAAGCTAA
- a CDS encoding enoyl-CoA hydratase/isomerase family protein — MKKDFSSQPASKFDFEFITYEKKGARATVTFNRPDKLNCVHYPMLKELAAAFDDVAFDDEIAVLILTGKGDRAFCTGADLNEQLQFLDRPQDYWKWMGAFIDAHDKLRNLGKPSIARLNGIVVGGGNEFNISCDLAIAADDIYIRQVGAAHGSVAAAGASQFLPLIVGDRRAREILFLCEEIPAQKALEWGLVNQVVPRANLDQAVDEMAAKLEAKLPECVRYLKTQINYWRDMSWAQTINHARDWLGIHANSPEVREAVMAFNSKRKPDYKKVRESLKRK; from the coding sequence ATGAAAAAAGACTTTTCTTCACAACCTGCAAGCAAATTCGATTTCGAGTTTATCACCTACGAGAAAAAGGGCGCGCGCGCAACCGTCACCTTCAATCGTCCTGACAAGCTCAATTGCGTTCATTATCCGATGTTGAAGGAGCTTGCGGCGGCGTTTGACGACGTTGCGTTCGACGACGAGATCGCCGTATTGATTTTGACGGGCAAAGGCGACCGCGCGTTTTGCACGGGCGCCGATTTGAATGAACAACTCCAATTTCTCGACCGTCCGCAAGATTATTGGAAGTGGATGGGCGCGTTCATCGATGCGCACGACAAGCTGCGCAATTTGGGCAAACCTTCGATCGCGCGTCTGAATGGCATCGTGGTCGGCGGCGGCAATGAATTTAATATCAGTTGCGATCTCGCGATTGCGGCGGATGATATTTACATTCGTCAGGTCGGCGCGGCGCACGGTTCCGTCGCGGCGGCGGGCGCGTCGCAATTTTTGCCGCTAATCGTCGGTGACCGACGTGCGCGCGAAATCTTGTTCCTGTGCGAAGAAATTCCTGCGCAAAAGGCGCTCGAGTGGGGATTGGTCAATCAAGTTGTTCCCCGCGCGAATTTGGATCAAGCCGTGGACGAGATGGCCGCGAAGCTCGAAGCCAAACTTCCCGAGTGCGTGCGCTATCTGAAAACGCAGATCAACTATTGGCGCGATATGTCGTGGGCGCAAACGATTAACCACGCGCGCGACTGGCTCGGCATTCACGCCAATTCCCCTGAAGTCCGCGAAGCCGTCATGGCCTTCAACTCTAAGCGCAAACCTGATTACAAGAAAGTGCGCGAAAGTTTGAAGAGGAAATAG
- a CDS encoding enoyl-CoA hydratase/isomerase family protein, whose translation MSDLAYLKLERDGYVATVFLNRPKQLNALCMALMDELVATLEELDNDDEIRAIVLTGDQRAFAAGADIMEMADADSTEMLRRDQFAKWDRIRKLKKPLIAAVSGFALGGGCELMMHCDMVIASETAQFGQPEIKIGVMPGAGGTQRLTRTVGKARAMEMVLTGKFIGAKQAEAWGLVNRVVPVEVYLSEAQKLAREISQMSPVAVQLAKEAVLKNYESFLSGGLEFERKNFYLLFNTEDQKEGMKAFIEKRPAKFSGK comes from the coding sequence ATGAGCGACTTAGCATACCTCAAACTTGAGCGCGACGGCTACGTCGCTACCGTATTCTTGAACCGTCCCAAGCAGCTTAATGCGCTGTGCATGGCCTTGATGGATGAACTCGTCGCGACGCTCGAAGAGCTGGACAACGACGACGAAATTCGCGCAATTGTTTTGACCGGCGATCAGCGCGCGTTTGCGGCGGGCGCGGACATCATGGAAATGGCCGACGCGGATTCCACCGAGATGCTGCGCCGCGATCAATTTGCAAAATGGGACCGCATTCGCAAGCTGAAGAAGCCGCTCATCGCGGCGGTGTCGGGTTTCGCACTCGGTGGCGGCTGCGAATTGATGATGCACTGCGACATGGTGATCGCCAGCGAAACCGCACAATTCGGTCAACCGGAAATCAAAATCGGCGTCATGCCGGGTGCGGGCGGCACGCAGCGGCTTACGCGCACCGTCGGCAAGGCGCGCGCGATGGAAATGGTCTTAACGGGAAAATTCATCGGCGCCAAGCAAGCCGAAGCGTGGGGGCTTGTCAACCGCGTCGTGCCCGTCGAAGTCTATTTGTCCGAAGCGCAAAAACTCGCCCGCGAAATTTCGCAGATGTCCCCCGTCGCAGTCCAGCTCGCCAAAGAAGCCGTGCTGAAAAACTACGAGTCCTTCTTATCCGGCGGACTCGAATTCGAGCGCAAGAATTTCTATTTACTCTTTAACACCGAAGATCAAAAAGAAGGCATGAAAGCCTTCATCGAAAAACGCCCCGCGAAATTCTCGGGGAAATAA
- a CDS encoding thioesterase, giving the protein MKPTLTIGCRAEFRFVVESRMTVHFEGRPLHPFYSTYWLTYHSEFVSRLVLEPHLEPGEDGIGTGVFVRHHNPAGIGQELVFTAECTRIHGNYLFCEVKGYHGDRLIGEGEVHQVVLSREKLAKLHRRAYPDWGSGSGGWGIEDHLWEKK; this is encoded by the coding sequence TTGAAACCAACTCTTACCATCGGATGCCGCGCCGAATTCCGGTTCGTGGTCGAGTCCCGTATGACCGTTCACTTCGAGGGACGGCCCCTGCATCCGTTCTATTCGACCTATTGGCTGACCTATCACTCGGAATTTGTAAGCCGCCTCGTACTTGAGCCGCATCTCGAGCCTGGGGAAGACGGCATCGGCACGGGAGTCTTTGTTCGGCATCACAATCCGGCAGGAATCGGTCAGGAACTGGTGTTTACGGCCGAGTGTACGCGTATCCACGGAAACTATCTGTTCTGCGAAGTGAAAGGCTATCACGGCGACCGGCTGATTGGAGAAGGGGAAGTGCATCAGGTCGTGCTCTCGAGGGAGAAGCTCGCAAAGCTGCACCGCCGTGCCTATCCTGATTGGGGGTCGGGTTCAGGCGGGTGGGGGATTGAAGACCACCTGTGGGAAAAGAAATAG
- a CDS encoding enoyl-CoA hydratase/isomerase family protein codes for MYETILYERTDAVLKITLNRPDRFNAFNEQMHKELADAFKNAAKDDEVRAVILTGAGKAFCSGQDLKEVKDNPNRNLSDSLRNNYNPNILRIRNLEKPVICALNGVAAGAGMSLAMACDLRIASELASMLQAFVNVGLLPDSGSTWVLPRLLGYHKAFEICSTGRVIKAEEALKLNLVDEIVEHDKLETFTMELAVKYASAPTKAIGALKRALNKASAVPLEEALDYEAYLQEILGKTEDYREGVTAFNEKRKPQFKGK; via the coding sequence ATGTACGAAACCATTCTTTACGAGCGCACGGACGCCGTGCTGAAAATAACGCTCAACCGTCCCGACCGCTTCAATGCGTTCAACGAGCAGATGCACAAAGAACTCGCCGACGCGTTCAAGAATGCGGCGAAGGACGACGAAGTGCGCGCGGTGATTTTGACCGGCGCGGGTAAGGCTTTTTGCAGCGGGCAGGACTTGAAAGAAGTCAAGGACAATCCCAACCGCAATCTCTCCGATTCGCTGCGCAACAATTACAACCCGAACATTCTGCGCATTCGCAATCTCGAGAAGCCCGTCATTTGTGCGCTGAACGGCGTCGCGGCAGGTGCGGGTATGTCTTTGGCGATGGCGTGCGACCTGCGCATCGCGTCCGAATTGGCGTCGATGCTGCAAGCGTTCGTCAACGTCGGATTGCTTCCCGATTCCGGCTCGACGTGGGTGCTGCCGCGTTTGTTGGGCTATCATAAGGCCTTCGAGATTTGTTCGACGGGCCGCGTGATCAAAGCCGAAGAAGCGTTGAAACTCAATCTCGTGGATGAAATTGTCGAGCATGACAAACTCGAGACTTTCACCATGGAACTTGCGGTCAAGTATGCGAGTGCACCTACCAAAGCCATCGGTGCCTTGAAACGCGCGTTGAACAAAGCCAGCGCCGTGCCGCTTGAAGAGGCGCTCGATTACGAAGCCTACCTGCAAGAAATTCTCGGCAAGACCGAAGATTACCGCGAAGGCGTAACAGCCTTCAACGAAAAACGCAAGCCGCAGTTCAAGGGAAAATAA
- a CDS encoding NmrA family NAD(P)-binding protein — MKYVVIGATGQTGHIVAEELLKSGNAVRAVGRSADKLEKLGKLGAEVFVGDVTNADDMKRAFDGTEAAYVMIPPNYAAADFRKYQEEATDNFADAISTGGTKYIVSLSSVGANHSSGVGPINGLYYFERQLDGIPDLNTLHLRAGFFMENFFGSIGMVKTQGIYGAPVPGDLPWPVIATADIGHYASSRLKALNFSGKNVQYLLGARDVSGEEVANILGKTFGLQNVPYVEFTIEDMKKGMMSAGIPENAADLYCEMYDGFKNGLLDYHRDAESTTKTKFEDFAEHALKPAFAAM, encoded by the coding sequence ATGAAGTACGTGGTCATTGGAGCAACGGGGCAAACCGGCCACATCGTTGCGGAGGAACTTTTGAAAAGCGGCAATGCCGTACGCGCGGTCGGTCGCAGCGCGGACAAGCTGGAGAAACTGGGAAAACTCGGAGCCGAGGTCTTTGTCGGTGACGTGACCAATGCAGACGATATGAAACGCGCGTTCGACGGAACTGAAGCGGCCTACGTGATGATTCCGCCAAACTATGCCGCTGCTGATTTTCGAAAGTATCAAGAAGAAGCGACGGACAATTTCGCCGACGCGATTTCGACTGGAGGTACCAAGTACATCGTGTCACTGTCAAGTGTCGGTGCAAACCACTCCAGCGGAGTCGGGCCGATCAACGGTCTCTATTATTTTGAAAGGCAGCTTGACGGCATTCCCGATTTGAATACGCTGCATTTGCGCGCAGGGTTCTTTATGGAAAACTTCTTCGGCTCGATTGGAATGGTGAAGACGCAAGGCATATACGGTGCGCCGGTGCCGGGCGACTTGCCGTGGCCGGTTATCGCGACGGCTGATATTGGACATTATGCCTCGTCGAGACTCAAAGCTCTCAATTTCTCGGGAAAGAACGTTCAGTACTTGCTCGGTGCCCGCGACGTGTCGGGCGAGGAAGTCGCCAATATCCTTGGCAAAACATTCGGCCTTCAAAATGTGCCGTACGTCGAGTTCACCATTGAAGACATGAAGAAGGGAATGATGAGTGCCGGTATTCCCGAGAATGCCGCCGATTTATATTGCGAGATGTATGATGGGTTCAAGAACGGGCTGTTGGACTATCATCGCGACGCCGAATCGACGACGAAAACAAAGTTTGAAGATTTCGCGGAGCACGCGCTGAAACCGGCATTTGCCGCGATGTAG
- a CDS encoding tail fiber domain-containing protein: protein MYRTLMILLLLSSTANGIPQLINYQGRLVSTQGDAIDTTISVVFTIYDALDGGNVIWSETHPSTQIQDGLFSAALGSVVPLTDIFSADRWLGVRIGGDSEMQPRERILAVAYSYRVRTLDRATGGVVSGKLNVGADNTNSGQYSFVVGQENMASGDGSAIVGGGQNVAQGESSFIGGGTSNTVGGGESCIGGGSGNMSTESNCTIGGGTGNIAHGDFSSILGGSVNTTNGDGATAGGGASNFSGRYAFVGGGRFNKARGHFAVIAGGGGELIADSNSAIGNYATISGGSHNRSVQLGTTVAGGLGNIAAGESAVVGGGSSNDATGNYSTVCGGGESNATGLGSTVGGGVSNEAAASYALTSGGRNNSATGEYSTVGGGYSNEATGYGATVGGGFGNDAVGQQSTVSGGYYNIARGVHSAVTGGKQNTADSTYAAVCGGYSNSAVSYADFVGGGHGNQASGGDATVAGGYGNFATGIYSTICGGQANSSSSWGVVCGGGSNTALGNAFVGGGNENSATGTYSVVAGGDTCTADGYLSSVGGGFSNHATEECAVVSGGRDNAASGYHSAVAGGRENSAFDDYAVVGGGFGNFAGFASTVPGGYFNRANAAHSFAAGLRAFANHGSSFVWGSSANDTTFSFNNYTFTARCANGARFYTAHSGTSVGVQLPAGGGAWAPLSDRNAKENFRAINTSDILSKVAQLDLSEWNYKTQDDSIRHIGPMAQDMYAAFQLGDDNISISTIDADGVLFAAVQELLRRNVELEARIKNLESGSRR, encoded by the coding sequence ATGTATAGAACGCTCATGATTTTACTCCTGCTCTCCTCAACCGCCAACGGAATCCCCCAGCTCATCAACTACCAAGGGCGTTTGGTTTCCACGCAAGGAGATGCGATTGACACAACGATTAGCGTCGTATTCACGATCTACGACGCTCTCGACGGCGGAAACGTCATATGGTCAGAGACTCATCCCTCCACTCAAATTCAAGACGGACTTTTCAGCGCGGCGCTCGGATCTGTTGTTCCGTTGACGGATATTTTTTCGGCAGACCGCTGGTTGGGAGTCAGAATCGGCGGTGACAGCGAAATGCAGCCGCGCGAGCGGATACTCGCTGTTGCCTATTCCTATCGGGTAAGAACACTGGACAGAGCGACAGGCGGCGTGGTATCCGGCAAGTTGAACGTGGGAGCCGACAACACGAACAGCGGGCAATATTCGTTCGTGGTCGGTCAAGAAAACATGGCGAGCGGAGACGGCAGTGCGATTGTCGGCGGCGGACAAAATGTCGCTCAGGGTGAATCAAGTTTCATCGGCGGCGGAACAAGCAACACGGTCGGCGGAGGCGAATCGTGTATCGGTGGTGGAAGTGGGAACATGTCCACTGAAAGCAATTGCACGATCGGTGGCGGAACGGGGAATATCGCGCACGGTGATTTCTCCTCAATTCTCGGAGGATCGGTCAACACAACGAATGGAGACGGCGCAACAGCAGGCGGCGGAGCGTCCAATTTCTCGGGACGATATGCATTTGTGGGTGGCGGGAGGTTCAACAAAGCGCGCGGGCATTTCGCCGTTATCGCCGGCGGCGGCGGCGAGCTTATAGCCGATTCAAACAGTGCGATCGGGAACTACGCGACCATATCCGGCGGCAGTCACAACCGAAGCGTACAATTGGGAACGACGGTCGCTGGCGGATTGGGCAATATTGCAGCGGGCGAGTCCGCAGTAGTCGGAGGTGGTTCAAGCAACGACGCGACGGGAAACTACTCGACAGTTTGTGGCGGCGGAGAAAGCAATGCGACCGGACTTGGTTCAACAGTCGGCGGCGGAGTAAGTAATGAAGCGGCCGCTTCGTACGCATTAACTTCCGGCGGACGGAACAACAGTGCGACGGGAGAATATTCAACCGTCGGCGGTGGATATTCCAATGAAGCGACAGGCTACGGCGCGACAGTCGGCGGTGGATTCGGCAATGACGCAGTGGGCCAACAATCCACGGTTTCAGGTGGCTACTACAACATCGCCCGAGGAGTCCACAGCGCAGTCACGGGCGGTAAGCAGAACACAGCGGATTCAACTTATGCAGCCGTCTGCGGCGGATACTCGAATTCAGCAGTTAGCTATGCTGATTTTGTGGGAGGTGGTCATGGCAATCAAGCATCCGGCGGTGACGCGACAGTTGCAGGCGGGTACGGAAATTTCGCGACAGGAATCTACTCTACAATTTGCGGCGGCCAAGCGAATAGTTCTTCGTCTTGGGGAGTGGTTTGCGGAGGAGGTTCAAACACCGCGCTCGGCAATGCCTTCGTGGGCGGTGGAAATGAAAATTCCGCTACTGGTACATATTCTGTCGTAGCCGGAGGAGATACATGCACGGCCGACGGATACCTATCGTCGGTCGGCGGTGGCTTCTCTAACCACGCAACAGAGGAATGTGCGGTCGTCTCCGGAGGAAGAGACAACGCCGCAAGCGGCTATCATTCTGCAGTCGCAGGCGGCAGGGAAAACAGTGCCTTTGACGACTATGCCGTCGTTGGCGGAGGCTTCGGCAATTTCGCGGGCTTCGCGTCCACGGTTCCCGGTGGATATTTTAATCGAGCGAACGCCGCACACAGTTTTGCCGCGGGATTGCGAGCATTCGCCAATCACGGAAGCTCGTTTGTATGGGGAAGCAGCGCCAACGATACCACATTTTCGTTCAACAACTACACTTTCACAGCGCGTTGTGCAAACGGCGCGCGCTTCTACACGGCACATTCGGGAACATCCGTTGGCGTACAGTTGCCTGCTGGTGGCGGAGCATGGGCGCCGTTATCCGATCGTAACGCAAAGGAAAATTTCCGGGCAATTAACACCAGCGACATCCTGAGCAAAGTTGCTCAGCTTGACCTCTCCGAATGGAACTACAAAACGCAGGATGATTCCATCCGGCATATTGGTCCGATGGCGCAGGACATGTATGCGGCATTCCAATTGGGTGACGACAATATTTCGATCTCGACGATTGACGCGGACGGCGTGCTGTTCGCAGCGGTGCAAGAACTATTGAGACGCAATGTCGAACTTGAAGCGCGGATCAAGAACCTCGAAAGTGGTTCGCGACGGTGA
- a CDS encoding EthD family reductase, which yields MINFIAFYKHPQDVDAFDKAYWETHIPLIKKVPGLQGVQAHKFWPGKDGPAPYYMMAVLSFADKDSFKAGMKSQEMAEAGANLMSFAKGLVEFQTAETDPRA from the coding sequence ATGATCAACTTCATTGCCTTCTACAAGCATCCGCAGGACGTGGACGCTTTCGACAAAGCCTATTGGGAAACCCATATTCCGCTCATCAAGAAAGTCCCCGGACTGCAGGGTGTTCAAGCTCACAAGTTTTGGCCGGGCAAAGACGGCCCGGCACCGTACTACATGATGGCCGTGCTCTCCTTCGCGGACAAAGACTCGTTCAAAGCCGGGATGAAGTCACAAGAAATGGCCGAAGCGGGCGCGAATCTGATGAGCTTTGCCAAGGGACTCGTGGAGTTCCAGACGGCGGAAACGGATCCGCGCGCATGA